CGCTCCTCGCGCGTCACAAAGCCCTCGCAGACCCCCTCGGCCACCTCGACCCGGCCCTCAGCCGTGGCGACGGCCATAGCGCACCTGAACCGCGCCGTTCTCTCTTCGTCGGGGACATCCGCCATGAGGCTCAAGAGCTTGGCGTTGTTTGAGGCGTCGGTGGCGTCGGGCCCGGCGAAGCGGGCCGACTCCACCCCGGGGGCGCCGCCGAGCGCGTCCACCTCAAGCCCCGAGTCGTCGGCAAGAGTGACGCATCCCGTCTCGCGGGCCACGTGAATGGCTTTCTTGATGGCGTTGGCCTCGAAGGTCGCCCCGTCCTCCTCGACGGGCTCAATCTCTGGATAGTCGGCGAGGGAGACGACGTCGACGGGAAGGTCGGCCAGGATGGCGCGGATCTCCTTGAGCTTGCCGGTGTTGCCCGTGGCTACGACGAGCCGCTTCACGGAAGCTCTAACCCCTTCAAGGCCTCGCGCTGAGCCTTAACGAGCCTCCGGATGCCCCGGGCGGCGAGGTCGATGAGGCGCTCCAGGTCGGAGCGGCTGAAGGGCGAGCCCTCGGCGGTGCCCTGTACCTCCACGAGGGCGCCCGAGCCGGTCATCACGACGTTCATGTCGACGTCCGCCCCCACGTCTTCCTCGTAAGAGAGGTCAAGCATCGTTCGGCCGTCGACCATCCCCACGCTCACCGCCGCCACCATGTCTCTGAGGGGGAGCGCTTTCAAAGCTCCGGCCTCCTTCAGCTTTTGGACGGCGAGGGCGAGGGCTACGAAGGCGCCCGTGATGGCGGCCGTCCGCGTGCCGCCGTCTGCTTGGATGACGTCGCAGTCGCACCATATCGTCCGGTCGCCGAGGGCCTTCAGATCGACTACGGCCCTGAGCGCCCGGCCGATGAGGCGCTGGATCTCCTGCGTCCGGCCCCCAAGCCGCCCACGGACCACCTCTCTGACGATTCTCTCGGGCGTGCTGCGGGGCAGCATGGCGTACTCGGCCGTGACCCACCCTCCGGCCACCTTTTGGCTCCGCATCCATGGGGGAATCTTATCCTCGACCGTCGCCGAACAGATGATACGGGTTGCCCCGAGCTCGATGAGGACGCTCCCCTCGGCGTGCTCCAGGTAGCCGGTGGTGATGGTGAGGGGCCGCGTCTGATTGGCCCTTCGGCCGTCCGTGCGGCCCGAGCGTCGTTTCGTCATTCAGGCTCACTCCGGGCCCCGGGAAGGGGCGACGTTAAGGCGGAGAGATCGAGCAGGTTCACCCTCTCGACGGGCTCTCCGAGAAAGCGGGCCGCCAGCGCCGTGGCGTCCGGGGGGAGGTCTGTGGCCAAAAGCTGGCTCGTTGGGGTCGTCCCTTCCGGGGCATTCATGCCGTGGAGGTCCAGGTCGTCCGCCACGGCCTTGGCCGTCGCCTCCGCCGAGTCGATGAGCGCCACGCCGTCGCCGACGGCCCCTCCGATGGTCGCCCTGAGGATGGGGTAATGGGTGCAGCCGAGCACCAGGACGTCCACCCCCGCGGCCACCAGCGGGGCGAGGTATTCCCGGGCGATCGCCTCGGGCACGGCTCCTTCGGTCCAGCCCTCTTCGGCCAGCGGGACGAAGAGGGGGCAAGCCCGGCTGAATACCATCGCGGAGGAGTCCAACGACCTGATGGCCTCCTTATAGGCGCCGCTCCCTATCGTGGCGCGGGTTCCTATGACCCCGATTTTGCCGTTCCGGGTCGCAGCGACAGCGGCTTCGGCCCCGGGCGTGATGACCCCTTTTACGGGCAGCGAGATCTGCTCCTTGAGGGCGTCCATGGCCACCGCCGAGGCGCTGTTGCAGGCGGCTACGAGGTACTTGATCCCCTGGGCCTCAAGGTAGGAGGCCACCTCCAGGGCGTTTCGGATGATGGCTTCCGGGCTTTTGGTCCCGTAAGGCACCCGGGCGGTATCGCCCACGTAGAGGGTCGACTCATTGGGGGCGGCCTGCCGGATGGCCCTCAACACCGTCAGGCCCCCGACCCCGCTGTCGAAGACCCCGAGAGGGGCGGTCCGGTCCCATTGACGGCTCATCGTCGGACCACGAGCTCCCGGTCGCGGCCGAGCAGCCCGCTTGCTCGGACGTGCCCGGCCAGGGTCTCGCGCTGCTCCCCGTCGGTGAAGAGCCGCACGTGGGCGATCTCCGGGAAGTTGTACATGAGCGTGTTGACGATGGAGGCGATGGTCAGCCGCTCGGCGAGCACCCCGCCGGGGTGGCGAGAGGTGACCTCGCCTGAGAGGTCAACGTAGGCCGTGCCAGCCTCGTCGATGTATAGCTCCCTGAGCCGTGTGCCCTTGGGGACGACGGCCACCAGACTGCTGCGCGGCCCCTTGAGGAGCTCCAGCAGGGCCTGCTTGGCCTTTACGTCAAGTTGAGATGAAGCGTATATGGTGCGGGCCTCAGCTTCCAGCCGCTGGCGGCGGGGGGAGCCAAAGAAGACCTTGATGAGCAGCGGTTTATCCTTGTCCACCACGATGCTCGGGGTTTTGGGCGCCACGGGCTTGGCGATTCGGCGGCGCTCCTTCCAAACTACGAGGCCGAGGGCGAGGGCCAGGAAAAGGAGCCCCACGATCCACCAGCGGGGCAGTGGAGGTCCAGCCCCCAGGCCCCGTTTGGCGATGGCGTCCCGCCAGCTCACCGGGAAGTCTCCAGCGCCGCCCGCACACCCTTGAAGAGGGTTTGGACGAGGGCCTTACGCGTGGATGCTTGTCGAAGGGAAGCCTCTTCGGCCGGGTGGGTTAGGGTGGCTATCTCGACGAGGCAGGAGGGCATCGCCGAGCCCTGGAGCAGCGGCAGGTCGGCCTCGTGGAGCTCGCCGGCCTCGACCACGCCCCCCTTCGCGAATGCGGCCAGTATGGCCCCGCAGGCCCTACGGCTGGCCGCGCGGTGGGGCGAGTGGACCGCCTCCCAGCGTACGGGAGTGGCCCGGGATTTCTTGAGGCGACTGCGGGTCGGTCGGAAGGGCTCGGGGGGGCTGCCGTTGAGGGCCAGGTAGCCCGTCCTGCCAGGCCGCGAGGCCAGATAGACCGATGCTCCCTTTGCCCCCGGGTGGAATGAAGCTCCCACATGAAGGCTCACAAAAAGGTCAGCCCCCAGGCCGTTGGCCAGAGCCGTCCGCTCGGCCAGCGACGGGTTGCTCCCGCTCGAGCGTGTCAGCACCACCCTAGCAACGCGCTCAGCCTCAAGGAGCAACTTGAGCCCAGAGGCCTCGTCCCAGACCACCTCGGCCTCATTGAGCCCGCTCGGGCCCACGACGCCAGAATCCGGCCCGCCGTGGCCTGGATCTAGGACCACCAACGGGAGCTTCTTTAGAGCCTGCGCATGCTCCCGAGCCATGGGGGGTCTGGTCACCCCCTTATCCTCTTCGGCGCCCGAAGCCGCCGTTACAAAAAGCAAGGCGACAGCGGCTAGGGCGCCCGCGGCGTATCGCCGGTCCATAACCACGGACGCTACCCCCCGGGCGGCCTCTGTTCCTCAGAAATCTCGGCGCAATTCATTGAACAGGAAGGAGAACCGCCTCCTCCGCCCTTCTACCACATCGTCCCCGTGGTGTAAAGCTCCGGGGGCGGTATGGGAATTGGGTTGACCTGATATACAACCATGGCTGCTAACACCCGGAATGGTACAAATTTGGGCTGCATCATGGTAATGTAAGAGTACATATGCGGTGGGGGAGGAGCCGACAGATTATTGTTCGGACATATGAAGAGCTTTTGAAATGGACATTGCAGACTGGTTTTCGAGGGGCTACCGGTTCTGGGGACTAATGCTATTCGTGGTGGTGTTCTTTTGGTGGGCGTTTGCGTATCGAAGATAACAGCCTAAGCCAATAAATTAGCCCACCGCTTCTGTGGGTGCGTCGTTGCAATCCCCCCATTCTTATGCTATCTAAAACATTTAATGTCTTGATATTGCTGCGCCAAGGCGGGGCAGGGTTATAAGCGCCATGGGGGATTGGTAATCATGCGACTCAGCGTCCGGGTCAAGTTGTCGGCCCTGATGATTGTCATGGTCGGGGCGGCCATCCTGATCACAGGCTATCTAACCTACCAGCACGAGAAAGTCGAGGCAGTCGAGATGCTCGGCGAACGGCTTCTTGCCATCGCCCGGACGGCCGCGCCGCTCATCGACGGCGATAAACACCAGTGGATATCCGAGCCGGAGGATGCCAACGGGCCCTTCTTCGAGGAGATCCGCCAACAGTTGATGGATATCAAAGAGCAAAACAGTCTGGCCACGGCCCTCTATACCCTGAGGAGCCATACGACCGGCCACCCCTCGCATAAGCAGGCCGGCCTCTTCCCCCTCTCGCTTCTTGGCGCGTACAAGACCACCTTTGTCGTTATGACCAACGACCAGACATTCGTCAAACAGGACTACATCCTATTAGAGGAGATGAAGCCCGCTTTAGAACATGGCATCGCCACAAGGACGGGAATTTACGAGAACCTCATAGGCCAATGGATCAGCGCTTTCGCCCCGATCAAAAGGAGCGACGGGACGATTGACGGCATCCTGGGGGTGGACTACCGGGTGGATGTCTTCCTGGAGGAGCTGGTCAAACGGCGGGCGGTCATCTTGCGCTACTCCATCATCGGGGCGCTGGTGGCCGTGGTAGCCGCTCTAATCTTCGCCCAGTTTATCTTCGTGGGGCCCATCAATACACTTGCCAGGGGAGCGAGGGCCCTGAAGGCAGGACGCTATGACGAGCCGATCCTGGGGCCAGACGACCAGCTGCCCCTCTACTGGCGCATTAAGCGGCGGGTGCCCGATGAGGTGGAGCACCTGGCCGAGACGCTGGATGAGATGCGGAAGGCCCTGAAGGAGAAGATCGGTGAGCTGGAGAGCGTAAATCAAGACCTAGGGGCCCGAACCAGCGAGCTCTCCGAGACGACCAACTTCTTGAACAACATCCTCGAGGCCTCCACCGAATACGCCATCATAGCCTTCGACCTGGATGGGACCATGCTCACCTTCAACGAGGGGGCGCGCCGCACATACGGCCACGAGCCCGAGGCCATGGTCTACAAGCAGGGCCTGGCGGCCCTCCACCCCCCAAAGGCTCGAGAGGCTGGTAAGCCTGAGGCGATCCTGGCCAGCGCCCTTGGCGAGGGACGCTTCGAGGGTGAGCTTGAGCGTATCGACTCCTCGGGCCGCTCCTTTCCCGCCCACGTAGCCCTTACACTGAGGCGCGACGGAGAGGGCCGGCCCTTGGGCTTCGTTGAGGTCTCCCGGGATATCACCGTAAGGGTTAAAATGGAACGCCAGCTTCAGGACTACGCCGATAATCTAGAACAGATGGTCAAGGAACGGACCGAGGAGCTCGGAATCGCGCAGGACAAGTACAAAGCCCTTTTCGAGACGGTTCCAGACGGCATCTTCCAGTTCACCGCCGACGGGACCATGGCCTCCATCAACCCCGCCGGGGCCGAGATTCTCGGCTACGCGTCGCAAGCGGAGGTCGAGGGGCGCCTCTCCACACGGGATATCTACCACGACCCGGACGAGCAAGCCAGGCTCGACGCCGCCTTCGCCCAGAGCGACCAGCCGGTTGTGAAAGACTACCTGCTCCAGCTTAAACGGCGCGACGGCACTCCTTTCTGGGCCGAATTCTCCTCGAGGTTGGTCATGGGTGAGGATGGCGAGCCGGCCGCCATGGAAGGGGTGATGCGTGATGTCGACGAGCGGATCACCCTCCAGCAGCAGATTCAAGAAAACGCGGACCGTCTCGAGCGCTTGGCCCACGAGCTCGAGGTCAAGAACCGTGAGCTCCTCATCCAGAACGAGCGCGTCTTGGAGGCCAACCGGCTCAAGAGCCAGTTTCTCACCAACATGAGCCACGAGCTTCGCACACCGATGAACGCCATCATCGGCTTCACAGAGCTCGTCCGTGAGGACGCCCGGGTCGTGCTAACCACGCGCCAGGAGGAGAACCTCCGCAAAGTCTCTAGGAACTCGAACCAATTGCTCAATCTCATCAACGACATCCTCGATCTCAGCAAGATCGAGGCGGGCCACATGGACGTGGTGCCAGAGAGGGTGGAGCTGGCCGATGTGGTTGATGCCGCCTGGACGACGGTCCAGCCTCTGCTCAAGGGCAAGGAGCTTAATGTGGAGACGATGCTCGATTCGTCAATTCCTCCACTCCTGACCGACAGGAACAAGCTCCGCCAGGTGCTGGTCAACCTACTGTCCAACGCCATCAAGTTTACGCCGAGCGGAGAGGTTCGACTAACGGCCCGCTCCTACGACGGGCGCCTGGAGCTCAGAGTGACCGACACGGGCGTCGGCATCGCCAAAGAGGACCAGGAGATTATCTTCGACGAGTTTCGCCAGCTCGACGGAACCTCGACCCGAGAGGTGGGAGGCACGGGTCTCGGGCTCTCAATTTCGAAGAAGCTGGTTGACCTCCTGGGCGGCGCCATCGCGTTGGAGAGCGAACCGGGCCGGGGAAGCACATTCATCGTGAATCTGCCGCTCACGGTTCTGCCCCGAATGGCGGAGGCCCTGGAAGCAGCCGCCGTCAAGGTCGGCCAGGAGGCTAGCCGTGAAGACCATCCTCCTGATTGAGGATGTGGAGGACAACCGCGACCTGGTTGTGCAGATTCTGGAGAGTGAGTATACTGTCGTGGAGGCCCGAGACGGGCAGGAGGGGCTGGAGAAGGCCCGGGCCGAGCAGCCCCACCTCATTCTCCTGGACTTGGCCCTGCCAAAGATGGACGGCTGGGAGGCGGCCCGGCGCCTCAAGGCCGACCCTGCCCTCAAGGCCATCCCCATCATCGCCCTGACGGCTTTCGCCATGGAGGGCGACGAAGCCCGCGCACTGGAGGCGGGCTGCAACGCATACGTGGCAAAGCCCATCCTGCCAAAAGACCTGCGCGCCCACGTTCGAAGGGTGCTGGAGGAGTTTGAGGCCCAGGGGGCCTGAGCATCTATGGACGAGGCCCGTACCATCCTCATCGTCGACGACGAGCCCGATAACGTCGACCTGGTTGACCAGCACCTTCGCCGCATAGGCTACATCACTCAGCTCGCCTACAGCGGTGAAGAGGCCTTGGAGCTCTTCGAGCGCCAGAGGCCCGACTGCGTGCTGCTCGACGTCATGATGCCCCGCATGAACGGCTTCGAGGTCTGCCAGCGCATCAAGGCCGCCACAGGGGCATCCGACTACGTGCCTGTCATGATGGTCACCGTACTCGACGACATCGACTCCATCGTCGAGGGCCTGGAGCGAAGCGGCGCTGACGACTACCTAACCAAGCCGTTCAAGGCCCGGGAGCTTATCGCCCGGGTCTCGACCCTCATCCGCTCCAAGGTCTACTGGGATCGCCTCCAGGCCGCCCACCAGGAGCTCGTCCGAAAAGACCTCTACCTGGAGCGCATGCTCGACCCGCTGTGGATTCTAGACGAGGCCGGCCTCACGGTGGAGGTGAACCCTGCCTTTTGCCGCCTGGTCGGCAGGGAGCGTGATGCGGTCCTTGAGCGGCCCGCCGAGGCGTTTTTCGGCGACGAGGACCGAGGCCGGCTCGAGGCGGCCCTGCGGGCCCTCCGTGGGGGAGATCGACCCGAGCCCATGGAGCTCTACGTCATTGACTCGGACGGGCAGCCCCTGCCGGCTCTGGCCTCCCTCAGCCCGATACTGCAGAATCGAAAGATGCTGGGCACGATCGTAGTGCTCAGGGATCTTAGGGAGAAGAGGGCCCTGGAGGAGGCTGTGGCCGAGCGGGAGGCCCAGCTTAAAAGCCTCGAGGAGCAGCTCGAGGCATTCCATCTCACCAAGCGCATCGTCGGAACCTCCCGGCCCCTGCGCCAATCTCTGGAGATTACCCGCCAGGCGGCAGCCTCTTCGGCGAGCGCCCTGCTGGTCGGCGAAAGCGGCACAGGCAAGGAGCTTTTCGCCCACGCCTTCCACCGGTGGAGCGAGCGGGCGGAGGGGCCTTTCGTAACGGTGGCGTGCGCCGCCCTGCCGGACGCCCTCCTGGAGGCAGAGCTCTTCGGCTCCGAAGAGGGGGCGGAGGCGGCGGGCCGCAAGACGGGCCGCATCGAGCAGGCCGACGGCGGCACCCTCTTTCTTGATGAGATCGGCGAGACGAGCCCCGCCGTCCAGGTCAAGCTCCTGCGGCTCCTCCAGGAGGGAGAGTTCGAGCCTCTCGGGGCCACCGAGGCACGAACGGTCGATGTCCGCCTCGTCGCCTCAACCACCAAGGAGCTGGCCGCCGAGGTCGAGGCCGGGCGCTTCCGCGAGGACCTCTACTACCGGCTCTCCGTCATAACCATCCCCCTGGTGCCTCTGCGCGAGCGCAAAGAGGATATCCCGCTTCTCATCGACCACTTCCTGAAGCTCTACAACGAGAAGAACCACAAAGCAGTCCAGGGCCTGGCGAAAAAGGCCTCCTACGCCCTTGCCGACTACTCATGGCCCGGAAACATTCAGGAGCTGGAGAACACGGTCGAGCGGGCGGTGGTGCTCTGCCGAGGAGACCTCATCACCGAGGAGGACCTCCCCGAAGAGGTTCGCCTGGAGGGCGAGGAGAAGAAAAAGCTCGTCATCCCAATGGGAGCGACGCTCGAAGAGATCGAGAAACGGGTCATCGTCGAGACCCTCAAGCATTACCGGGGCAACAAACAGGCGGCCGCCAGGGCTCTCGGCATCGCCGCGCGGACCATCTACCGCAAGCTCGGCCAGGACAAAGACTGAATCTAGTGACCCTCCTCCGGCGGGCCTGAGGCGGACTTGCGACACTCTGTCCCAG
This is a stretch of genomic DNA from Nitrospinota bacterium. It encodes these proteins:
- a CDS encoding XTP/dITP diphosphatase, whose amino-acid sequence is MKRLVVATGNTGKLKEIRAILADLPVDVVSLADYPEIEPVEEDGATFEANAIKKAIHVARETGCVTLADDSGLEVDALGGAPGVESARFAGPDATDASNNAKLLSLMADVPDEERTARFRCAMAVATAEGRVEVAEGVCEGFVTREERGDKGFGYDPLFFVPASVLTFGELPEDIKNAISHRGRALAGARKVLEALLEGES
- the rph gene encoding ribonuclease PH, with the protein product MTKRRSGRTDGRRANQTRPLTITTGYLEHAEGSVLIELGATRIICSATVEDKIPPWMRSQKVAGGWVTAEYAMLPRSTPERIVREVVRGRLGGRTQEIQRLIGRALRAVVDLKALGDRTIWCDCDVIQADGGTRTAAITGAFVALALAVQKLKEAGALKALPLRDMVAAVSVGMVDGRTMLDLSYEEDVGADVDMNVVMTGSGALVEVQGTAEGSPFSRSDLERLIDLAARGIRRLVKAQREALKGLELP
- a CDS encoding glutamate racemase is translated as MSRQWDRTAPLGVFDSGVGGLTVLRAIRQAAPNESTLYVGDTARVPYGTKSPEAIIRNALEVASYLEAQGIKYLVAACNSASAVAMDALKEQISLPVKGVITPGAEAAVAATRNGKIGVIGTRATIGSGAYKEAIRSLDSSAMVFSRACPLFVPLAEEGWTEGAVPEAIAREYLAPLVAAGVDVLVLGCTHYPILRATIGGAVGDGVALIDSAEATAKAVADDLDLHGMNAPEGTTPTSQLLATDLPPDATALAARFLGEPVERVNLLDLSALTSPLPGARSEPE
- a CDS encoding GerMN domain-containing protein, with product MSWRDAIAKRGLGAGPPLPRWWIVGLLFLALALGLVVWKERRRIAKPVAPKTPSIVVDKDKPLLIKVFFGSPRRQRLEAEARTIYASSQLDVKAKQALLELLKGPRSSLVAVVPKGTRLRELYIDEAGTAYVDLSGEVTSRHPGGVLAERLTIASIVNTLMYNFPEIAHVRLFTDGEQRETLAGHVRASGLLGRDRELVVRR
- a CDS encoding N-acetylmuramoyl-L-alanine amidase codes for the protein MVMDRRYAAGALAAVALLFVTAASGAEEDKGVTRPPMAREHAQALKKLPLVVLDPGHGGPDSGVVGPSGLNEAEVVWDEASGLKLLLEAERVARVVLTRSSGSNPSLAERTALANGLGADLFVSLHVGASFHPGAKGASVYLASRPGRTGYLALNGSPPEPFRPTRSRLKKSRATPVRWEAVHSPHRAASRRACGAILAAFAKGGVVEAGELHEADLPLLQGSAMPSCLVEIATLTHPAEEASLRQASTRKALVQTLFKGVRAALETSR
- a CDS encoding PAS domain S-box protein; its protein translation is MRLSVRVKLSALMIVMVGAAILITGYLTYQHEKVEAVEMLGERLLAIARTAAPLIDGDKHQWISEPEDANGPFFEEIRQQLMDIKEQNSLATALYTLRSHTTGHPSHKQAGLFPLSLLGAYKTTFVVMTNDQTFVKQDYILLEEMKPALEHGIATRTGIYENLIGQWISAFAPIKRSDGTIDGILGVDYRVDVFLEELVKRRAVILRYSIIGALVAVVAALIFAQFIFVGPINTLARGARALKAGRYDEPILGPDDQLPLYWRIKRRVPDEVEHLAETLDEMRKALKEKIGELESVNQDLGARTSELSETTNFLNNILEASTEYAIIAFDLDGTMLTFNEGARRTYGHEPEAMVYKQGLAALHPPKAREAGKPEAILASALGEGRFEGELERIDSSGRSFPAHVALTLRRDGEGRPLGFVEVSRDITVRVKMERQLQDYADNLEQMVKERTEELGIAQDKYKALFETVPDGIFQFTADGTMASINPAGAEILGYASQAEVEGRLSTRDIYHDPDEQARLDAAFAQSDQPVVKDYLLQLKRRDGTPFWAEFSSRLVMGEDGEPAAMEGVMRDVDERITLQQQIQENADRLERLAHELEVKNRELLIQNERVLEANRLKSQFLTNMSHELRTPMNAIIGFTELVREDARVVLTTRQEENLRKVSRNSNQLLNLINDILDLSKIEAGHMDVVPERVELADVVDAAWTTVQPLLKGKELNVETMLDSSIPPLLTDRNKLRQVLVNLLSNAIKFTPSGEVRLTARSYDGRLELRVTDTGVGIAKEDQEIIFDEFRQLDGTSTREVGGTGLGLSISKKLVDLLGGAIALESEPGRGSTFIVNLPLTVLPRMAEALEAAAVKVGQEASREDHPPD
- a CDS encoding response regulator, with product MKTILLIEDVEDNRDLVVQILESEYTVVEARDGQEGLEKARAEQPHLILLDLALPKMDGWEAARRLKADPALKAIPIIALTAFAMEGDEARALEAGCNAYVAKPILPKDLRAHVRRVLEEFEAQGA
- a CDS encoding sigma-54-dependent Fis family transcriptional regulator, whose translation is MDEARTILIVDDEPDNVDLVDQHLRRIGYITQLAYSGEEALELFERQRPDCVLLDVMMPRMNGFEVCQRIKAATGASDYVPVMMVTVLDDIDSIVEGLERSGADDYLTKPFKARELIARVSTLIRSKVYWDRLQAAHQELVRKDLYLERMLDPLWILDEAGLTVEVNPAFCRLVGRERDAVLERPAEAFFGDEDRGRLEAALRALRGGDRPEPMELYVIDSDGQPLPALASLSPILQNRKMLGTIVVLRDLREKRALEEAVAEREAQLKSLEEQLEAFHLTKRIVGTSRPLRQSLEITRQAAASSASALLVGESGTGKELFAHAFHRWSERAEGPFVTVACAALPDALLEAELFGSEEGAEAAGRKTGRIEQADGGTLFLDEIGETSPAVQVKLLRLLQEGEFEPLGATEARTVDVRLVASTTKELAAEVEAGRFREDLYYRLSVITIPLVPLRERKEDIPLLIDHFLKLYNEKNHKAVQGLAKKASYALADYSWPGNIQELENTVERAVVLCRGDLITEEDLPEEVRLEGEEKKKLVIPMGATLEEIEKRVIVETLKHYRGNKQAAARALGIAARTIYRKLGQDKD